In a single window of the Thunnus maccoyii chromosome 7, fThuMac1.1, whole genome shotgun sequence genome:
- the npl gene encoding N-acetylneuraminate lyase has product MSVMAPAADKKLTGLVAATFTPFTTQGEVKLSEIGPYVDYLKEKQGVNNIFVNGTTGESMSLSVAERKKLAEEWCQKAKGKMDQVIVHVGCMSLKDSQELAHHAAQIRADGIAVIAPSFFKPRNAEALRTFLQEVSSAAPDVPFYYYHIPAVTGVNVLARDVLEGIDKVIPAFRGVKFSGTNLMDCGQCVSYSLARWSVLYGVDEQLLAGLVMGTQGAVGSTYNYLGCHVNKLISAFEKGDLVQARTIQFKIQELISYAITLGFDVGVNKQLMTEVSGLSLGPPRLPVMPCPQDVAGSIKRKYHSIFPECCASDAQ; this is encoded by the exons ATGTCAGTCATGGCTCCTGCTGCAGACAAAAAGCTGACAGGTCTGGTTGCAGCCACATTTACGCCATTCACCACACAAGG GGAAGTCAAGCTATCAGAGATCGGACCTTATGTTGACTACTTGAAAGAGAAGCAAGGTGTTAATAATATATTTG TGAATGGCACGACCGGAGAGAGTATGTCTCTCAGTgttgcagagaggaagaaactgGCAGAGGAGTGGTGTCAGAAAGCCAAGGGAAA AATGGATCAGGTGATTGTGCATGTCGGCTGCATGAGTCTGAAAGATTCCCAAGAACTG GCTCACCATGCAGCACAGATCAGGGCTGATGGGATAGCAGTCATTGCCCCATCTTTCTTCAAACCCCGCAATGCAG AGGCGTTGAGGACATTCCTCCAGGAAGTGAGTTCAGCTGCCCCAGATGTGCCCTTCTATTATTATCACATCCCTGCTGTCACCGGTGTGAACG tgcTGGCAAGAGACGTGTTGGAAGGTATTGATAAGGTTATTCCTGCCTTCAGAGGCGTCAAGTTCTCCGGGACTAACCTGATGGACTGTGGCCAATGTGTCAGCTATAGTCTGGCCCGCTGGTCAGTCCTCTACGGCGTGGATGAG CAACTTCTAGCAGGTCTGGTTATGGGAACCCAAGGAGCAGTTGGCAG CACGTATAACTATTTAGGATGCCATGTCAACAAGCTCATATCAGCATTCGAGAAAGGCGATCTTGTCCAAGCCAGGACCATACAG TTCAAGATTCAAGAGCTTATCAGTTATGCCATAACACTCG GCTTTGATGTGGGAGTGAACAAGCAGCTGATGACTGAGGTGTCAGGCTTGAGTCTGGGCCCCCCTCGACTCCCTGTGATGCCGTGTCCTCAAGATGTCGCTGGGTCCATCAAGCGGAAATATCACAGCATTTTTCCTGAATGTTGTGCTTCAGATGCACAATGA
- the edem3 gene encoding ER degradation-enhancing alpha-mannosidase-like protein 3 isoform X1 — MPPALFILMLLGALCSSGQAMSREEKHKLRNQVVEMFDHAYQNYMDHAYPADELMPLTCRGRVRGLEPSRGDVDDALGKFSLTLIDTLDTLVLLNKTTEFEAAVRRVLSDVRLDNDIVVSVFETNIRVLGGLLGGHSMAVMLKEGGQHMQWYQDELLHMAKDLGLRLLPAFNTSSGLPYPRVNLKYGVRGPETRTGTETDTCTACAGTIILEFAALSRFTGDPVFEAHARRALDFLWEKRQRNSNLVGTTINIHSGEWVRRDSGVGAGIDSYYEYLLKAYVLLGDDQFLQRFNIHYASIMKYISQPPLLLDVHIHKPLLPARTWMDSLLAFFPGLQVLKGDIRPAIETHEMLYQVTKKHNFLPEAFTTDFRVHWAQHPLRPEFAESTYFLYKATGDPYYLEAGRTILDNLNRFARVPCGFAAMKDVRTGSHEDRMDSFFLAEMFKYLFLLFADTEDLPFDVEDYIFTTEAHLLPLSLSTAPHSSSIPSNRTSEEELDDSNFDWTCPNTRLLFPDPAFPRNLREPIRSAVDKSCPRPAPYREPGMGRPPLRAQDFMANNPEHLELLRRMGVSLIHLKDGRVQLVQHATQAVSAVAAEDGVRFMQEMMELSSQQQKEQLPPRAIQIVSHPFFGRVVLTAGPAQFGTDLSKSSTGVRGFVTVAEPYSGCTEITNADYVQGHIALLQRGQCMFAEKARHIQKAGAIGGIVIDDNEGSSSDTAPLFQMAGDGRSTDDITLPLLFLFHKEGNILLEALKEYREVEVLLSDKARDRGVDVQEAGEDCQTEATTPASFSPTSQSQMSTVELDESAPEEVPPSQEEVSPVEEDTSPAEEVSLLEEEARTTEAETDVAQPKEEKNSREEPEGDTDSSNQSVDELLADWREDLEAFQQMEKDEL, encoded by the exons ATGCCGCCTGCACTGTTCATATTGATGCTGCTTGGAGCATTATGCAGCTCCGGACAGGCCATGTCAAGGGAGGAGAAGCACAAGTTGAG GAACCAAGTGGTTGAGATGTTTGACCATGCATATCAGAATTACATG GACCATGCATACCCAGCAGATGAGCTGATGCCTCTaacatgcagaggaagagtACGCGGGCTAGAACCCAGCCGAGGTGATGTAGACGACGCACTGGGAAA GTTCTCCCTGACCCTCATAGACACTCTGGATACACTTGTG CTTTTGAACAAGACAACAGAGTTTGAGGCTGCAGTGAGGAGAGTCCTGTCAGATGTGAGGCTGGACAATGACATCGTGGTGTCCGTCTTCGAAACCAACATTCGAGTCCTTGG AGGTCTTTTGGGAGGGCACTCTATGGCTGTGATGCTGAAGGAGGGAGGTCAACACATGCAGTGGTACCAGGATGAGCTCCTGCATATGGCCAAAGACCTGGGCCTCCGACTACTGCCGGCGTTTAACACCAGCAGTGGCCTGCCTTACCCCAGG GTGAATTTGAAATATGGTGTCAGGGGTCCTGAGACGAGAACGGGCACAGAAACAGATACCTGCACAGCGTGTGCAGGGACCATCATCCTAGAGTTCGCTGCCTTAAGTCGCTTCACTGGGGATCCTGTGTTTGAG gccCATGCCCGCAGAGCCCTGGACTTCCTGTGggagaagagacagaggaaCAGCAATCTGGTCGGAACCACTATCAACATCCACTCTGGAGAGTGGGTCCgcagag ACAGCGGAGTAGGAGCAGGAATTGACTCGTACTATGAATACCTGCTAAAGGCCTATGTCCTCTTGGGAGATGACCAGTTTCTGCAGCGCTTCAATATt CACTATGCATCTATAATGAAGTACATTAGCCaacctcctctgctgctggacGTCCACATTCACAAACCTCTGCTCCCTGCTCGCACCTGGATGGACTCTCTGCTGGCCTTCTTCCCTGGACTGCAG GTGTTGAAGGGGGATATCCGTCCGGCCATCGAGACTCATGAGATGTTATACCAAGTTACCAAGAAACACAACTTCCTCCCAGAG GCCTTCACTACTGATTTCAGGGTACACTGGGCTCAGCATCCCCTGAGGCCTGAGTTCGCAGAGAGCACCTATTTCCTTTACAAG GCCACAGGAGACCCTTACTACCTGGAGGCAGGTCGCACCATCCTGGACAACCTCAATCGCTTTGCTCGTGTTCCCTGTGGCTTTGCTGCCATGAAGGACGTGCGCACCGGGAGCCACGAGGACCG GATGGATTCGTTCTTCCTTGCTGAGATGTTTAAATACCTTTTCCTGCTCTTCGCTGATACGGAGGACCTGCCTTTTGACGTGGAGGACTATATCTTTACAACTGAGGCACACCTGTTGCCTCTGTCCCTTTCTACAGCCCCTCACTCTTCATCTATTCCCTCAAATAGAACG tcagaggaggagctggacgACTCTAACTTTGATTGGACCTGCCCGAACACCCGCCTCCTGTTTCCTGACCCCGCCTTCCCTCGTAACCTGAGAGAACCAATCCGTAGCGCCGTGGACAAGAGCTGCCCCCGCCCCGCTCCTTACCG GGAGCCCGGCATGGGCCGTCCACCCCTGAGGGCTCAGGACTTCATGGCAAACAACCCTGAACATCTGGAGCTGCTGAGGAGGATGGGAGTCAGTCTCATCCACTTGAAGGATGGCAGGGTGCAGCTGGTACAGCACGCTACGCAG GCGGTGAGCGCGGTAGCTGCAGAGGACGGTGTGCGTTTCATGCAGGAGATGATGGAGCTGTCGAGCCAGCAGCAGAAAGAGCAGCTGCCTCCCAGAGCCATTCAGATCGTCTCACATCCATTCTTTGGCAGGGTTGTGCTGACCGCTGGCCCTGCACAGTTTGGCACCGACCTTTCCAAAAGTTCCACAGGG GTACGAGGCTTTGTGACTGTGGCTGAACCCTACAGTGGCTGTACTGAGATCACCAATGCTGATTACGTCCAAGGCCACATTGCCCTGCTCCAGAGGGGTCAGTGCATGTTTGCAGAGAAGGCCCGACATATCCAGAAGGCTGGCGCCATCGGAGGCATTGTCATTG ACGACAACGAGGGCAGCAGCAGTGACACTGCTCCCCTGTTTCAGATGGCCGGAGATGGCCGCAGCACGGATGACATCACCTtgcccctcctcttcctcttccacaAGGAGGGCAACATCCTGCTGGAGGCGCTGAAGGAGTACAGGGAGGTGGAGGTGCTGCTGAGTGACAAAGCCAGAGATAGAG GTGTGGACGTGCAAGAAGCAGGGGAGGATTGCCAAACTGAGGCGACAACTCCCGCCTCCTTTTCACCTACTAGCCAATCGCAAATGAGCACGGTGGAGCTAGACGAATCTGCTCCTGAGGAGGTTCCTCCATCACAGGAGGAAGTAAGTCCTGTAGAGGAAGACACTAGTCCGGCAGAGGAAGTTAGTCTACTGGAAGAGGAAGCTCGTACAACAGAGGCAGAAACTGATGTGGCACAGCctaaagaggagaaaaactCGAGAGAGGAGCCCGAGGGCGACACAGACTCCAGCAACCAGTCAGTGGATGAACTGCTAGCTGATTGGCGGGAAGACTTGGAGGCGTTCCAGCAGATGGAGAAAGATGAGCTCTGA
- the edem3 gene encoding ER degradation-enhancing alpha-mannosidase-like protein 3 isoform X2, producing the protein MPPALFILMLLGALCSSGQAMSREEKHKLRNQVVEMFDHAYQNYMDHAYPADELMPLTCRGRVRGLEPSRGDVDDALGKFSLTLIDTLDTLVLLNKTTEFEAAVRRVLSDVRLDNDIVVSVFETNIRVLGGLLGGHSMAVMLKEGGQHMQWYQDELLHMAKDLGLRLLPAFNTSSGLPYPRVNLKYGVRGPETRTGTETDTCTACAGTIILEFAALSRFTGDPVFEAHARRALDFLWEKRQRNSNLVGTTINIHSGEWVRRDSGVGAGIDSYYEYLLKAYVLLGDDQFLQRFNIHYASIMKYISQPPLLLDVHIHKPLLPARTWMDSLLAFFPGLQVLKGDIRPAIETHEMLYQVTKKHNFLPEAFTTDFRVHWAQHPLRPEFAESTYFLYKATGDPYYLEAGRTILDNLNRFARVPCGFAAMKDVRTGSHEDRMDSFFLAEMFKYLFLLFADTEDLPFDVEDYIFTTEAHLLPLSLSTAPHSSSIPSNRTSEEELDDSNFDWTCPNTRLLFPDPAFPRNLREPIRSAVDKSCPRPAPYREPGMGRPPLRAQDFMANNPEHLELLRRMGVSLIHLKDGRVQLVQHATQAVSAVAAEDGVRFMQEMMELSSQQQKEQLPPRAIQIVSHPFFGRVVLTAGPAQFGTDLSKSSTGVRGFVTVAEPYSGCTEITNADYVQGHIALLQRGQCMFAEKARHIQKAGAIGGIVIDDNEGSSSDTAPLFQMAGDGRSTDDITLPLLFLFHKEGNILLEALKEYREVEVLLSDKARDRAAIFKGKPLPGSLIEGSVDVQEAGEDCQTEATTPASFSPTSQSQMSTVELDESAPEEVPPSQEEVSPVEEDTSPAEEVSLLEEEARTTEAETDVAQPKEEKNSREEPEGDTDSSNQSVDELLADWREDLEAFQQMEKDEL; encoded by the exons ATGCCGCCTGCACTGTTCATATTGATGCTGCTTGGAGCATTATGCAGCTCCGGACAGGCCATGTCAAGGGAGGAGAAGCACAAGTTGAG GAACCAAGTGGTTGAGATGTTTGACCATGCATATCAGAATTACATG GACCATGCATACCCAGCAGATGAGCTGATGCCTCTaacatgcagaggaagagtACGCGGGCTAGAACCCAGCCGAGGTGATGTAGACGACGCACTGGGAAA GTTCTCCCTGACCCTCATAGACACTCTGGATACACTTGTG CTTTTGAACAAGACAACAGAGTTTGAGGCTGCAGTGAGGAGAGTCCTGTCAGATGTGAGGCTGGACAATGACATCGTGGTGTCCGTCTTCGAAACCAACATTCGAGTCCTTGG AGGTCTTTTGGGAGGGCACTCTATGGCTGTGATGCTGAAGGAGGGAGGTCAACACATGCAGTGGTACCAGGATGAGCTCCTGCATATGGCCAAAGACCTGGGCCTCCGACTACTGCCGGCGTTTAACACCAGCAGTGGCCTGCCTTACCCCAGG GTGAATTTGAAATATGGTGTCAGGGGTCCTGAGACGAGAACGGGCACAGAAACAGATACCTGCACAGCGTGTGCAGGGACCATCATCCTAGAGTTCGCTGCCTTAAGTCGCTTCACTGGGGATCCTGTGTTTGAG gccCATGCCCGCAGAGCCCTGGACTTCCTGTGggagaagagacagaggaaCAGCAATCTGGTCGGAACCACTATCAACATCCACTCTGGAGAGTGGGTCCgcagag ACAGCGGAGTAGGAGCAGGAATTGACTCGTACTATGAATACCTGCTAAAGGCCTATGTCCTCTTGGGAGATGACCAGTTTCTGCAGCGCTTCAATATt CACTATGCATCTATAATGAAGTACATTAGCCaacctcctctgctgctggacGTCCACATTCACAAACCTCTGCTCCCTGCTCGCACCTGGATGGACTCTCTGCTGGCCTTCTTCCCTGGACTGCAG GTGTTGAAGGGGGATATCCGTCCGGCCATCGAGACTCATGAGATGTTATACCAAGTTACCAAGAAACACAACTTCCTCCCAGAG GCCTTCACTACTGATTTCAGGGTACACTGGGCTCAGCATCCCCTGAGGCCTGAGTTCGCAGAGAGCACCTATTTCCTTTACAAG GCCACAGGAGACCCTTACTACCTGGAGGCAGGTCGCACCATCCTGGACAACCTCAATCGCTTTGCTCGTGTTCCCTGTGGCTTTGCTGCCATGAAGGACGTGCGCACCGGGAGCCACGAGGACCG GATGGATTCGTTCTTCCTTGCTGAGATGTTTAAATACCTTTTCCTGCTCTTCGCTGATACGGAGGACCTGCCTTTTGACGTGGAGGACTATATCTTTACAACTGAGGCACACCTGTTGCCTCTGTCCCTTTCTACAGCCCCTCACTCTTCATCTATTCCCTCAAATAGAACG tcagaggaggagctggacgACTCTAACTTTGATTGGACCTGCCCGAACACCCGCCTCCTGTTTCCTGACCCCGCCTTCCCTCGTAACCTGAGAGAACCAATCCGTAGCGCCGTGGACAAGAGCTGCCCCCGCCCCGCTCCTTACCG GGAGCCCGGCATGGGCCGTCCACCCCTGAGGGCTCAGGACTTCATGGCAAACAACCCTGAACATCTGGAGCTGCTGAGGAGGATGGGAGTCAGTCTCATCCACTTGAAGGATGGCAGGGTGCAGCTGGTACAGCACGCTACGCAG GCGGTGAGCGCGGTAGCTGCAGAGGACGGTGTGCGTTTCATGCAGGAGATGATGGAGCTGTCGAGCCAGCAGCAGAAAGAGCAGCTGCCTCCCAGAGCCATTCAGATCGTCTCACATCCATTCTTTGGCAGGGTTGTGCTGACCGCTGGCCCTGCACAGTTTGGCACCGACCTTTCCAAAAGTTCCACAGGG GTACGAGGCTTTGTGACTGTGGCTGAACCCTACAGTGGCTGTACTGAGATCACCAATGCTGATTACGTCCAAGGCCACATTGCCCTGCTCCAGAGGGGTCAGTGCATGTTTGCAGAGAAGGCCCGACATATCCAGAAGGCTGGCGCCATCGGAGGCATTGTCATTG ACGACAACGAGGGCAGCAGCAGTGACACTGCTCCCCTGTTTCAGATGGCCGGAGATGGCCGCAGCACGGATGACATCACCTtgcccctcctcttcctcttccacaAGGAGGGCAACATCCTGCTGGAGGCGCTGAAGGAGTACAGGGAGGTGGAGGTGCTGCTGAGTGACAAAGCCAGAGATAGAG CAGCCATATTCAAAGGTAAACCTCTTCCTGGCAGCCTGATTGAGGGCA GTGTGGACGTGCAAGAAGCAGGGGAGGATTGCCAAACTGAGGCGACAACTCCCGCCTCCTTTTCACCTACTAGCCAATCGCAAATGAGCACGGTGGAGCTAGACGAATCTGCTCCTGAGGAGGTTCCTCCATCACAGGAGGAAGTAAGTCCTGTAGAGGAAGACACTAGTCCGGCAGAGGAAGTTAGTCTACTGGAAGAGGAAGCTCGTACAACAGAGGCAGAAACTGATGTGGCACAGCctaaagaggagaaaaactCGAGAGAGGAGCCCGAGGGCGACACAGACTCCAGCAACCAGTCAGTGGATGAACTGCTAGCTGATTGGCGGGAAGACTTGGAGGCGTTCCAGCAGATGGAGAAAGATGAGCTCTGA